One window of the Eucalyptus grandis isolate ANBG69807.140 chromosome 6, ASM1654582v1, whole genome shotgun sequence genome contains the following:
- the LOC104452088 gene encoding LOW QUALITY PROTEIN: G-type lectin S-receptor-like serine/threonine-protein kinase At4g27290 (The sequence of the model RefSeq protein was modified relative to this genomic sequence to represent the inferred CDS: inserted 1 base in 1 codon; deleted 1 base in 1 codon) — protein MKAFAALSMCLVLFSCNALLSNALDTIATDQSIRDGENLLSAGGTFELGFFSAGDPRKRYLGIWYKKIATTIVWVANRVAPLADASGTLRVTTHGSLVLLDGNGSDIWLSNAPIPVRNPVAQLLDSGNLVVRDAEGSDPNTFLWQSFDYPTDTLVAGMKLGRNRRSGFNRHLTSWKSINDPSPGNFTFQLDPNGYPQELLKQGSDIKFSTGPWNGLRWSGIPNLNPNPYYRYEFVLNEEEMYYRYELLNSWVISRMILMPNGMLQRFTWIDRTQGWTLYISCPIDQCDNYASCGAYGSCRVDTSQXCRCLKGFVPRFSQEWDILDWSNGCVRRNALDCEKDIFVKYSRLKLPDTRSSWFNESMNLQECEVVCMKNCSCMAYSNLDIRDGGSGCLLWFDKLIDIREYSDYGQDLYIRMAASESALLPSHQKKHELVMGLAVSFGSVFLILVLTIRVLQCKKKKMKLPEGDSCENQKEDLELPLFDLSTVAIATNYFSSDNKLGEGGFGPVYKGVLRGGQIIAVKMLSKNSRQGLHEFKNEVLYVSKLQHRNLVKLLGCCIEEEKLLIYEFVPNRSLDSFLFDPTQREQLDWSARFSIINGIARGLLYLHQDSRLRIIHRDIKASNVLLDCEMNPKISDFGLAKSFAGNETQANTNRVVGTYGYMSPEYALDGVFSTKSDVFSYGVLVLEIVSGKRNRGFRHPDHDHNLLGHAWRLFTEGRSMQLLDKLVQNSCSTSEALRSIHIGLLCVQRCPNDRPSMSAVVMMLGSDIELPLSKEPGFFNERNLLQENPSQSQPNEITMTLLSAR, from the exons ATGAAAGCTTTTGCGGCACTTTCCATGTGTCTTGTTCTCTTCTCTTGCAATGCCCTTCTTTCCAATGCACTAGATACCATAGCAACAGATCAGTCCATTCGAGACGGCGAGAACCTACTCTCTGCTGGTGGGACATTTGAGCTGGGGTTCTTCAGTGCGGGCGATCCCCGAAAGCGATATCTGGGAATATGGTACAAGAAAATAGCCACGACAATAGTGTGGGTTGCAAATAGAGTAGCACCCCTTGCGGACGCATCAGGCACTTTGAGGGTTACTACCCACGGAAGTCTCGTCCTTCTCGACGGGAATGGAAGTGATATCTGGTTGTCGAACGCTCCGATACCAGTGCGTAATCCAGTTGCGCAGCTCTTGGATTCTGGAAATCTGGTTGTGAGAGACGCAGAAGGCAGTGATCCCAATACTTTCCTGTGGCAGAGTTTTGACTATCCTACAGATACACTTGTAGCCGGTATGAAGCTAGGACGGAATAGAAGATCAGGCTTCAATCGTCATTTAACATCATGGAAGAGCATTAATGATCCTTCTCCAGGTAACTTTACGTTTCAACTTGATCCGAATGGCTACCCACAAGAACTATTGAAGCAGGGTTCTGACATCAAGTTCAGCACAGGACCATGGAATGGTCTTCGATGGAGTGGCATACCTAATTTAAATCCAAACCCATACTACAGGTATGAATTTGTGTTAAATGAGGAAGAGATGTACTACCGCTACGAGCTCCTCAACAGCTGGGTCATTTCCAGGATGATATTGATGCCCAATGGCATGCTACAGCGATTCACTTGGATTGACCGAACGCAGGGTTGGACGCTTTACATCAGTTGCCCAATAGACCAATGTGACAACTATGCATCATGTGGTGCCTATGGTAGCTGTAGGGTCGATACTTCCC TGTGTAGGTGCTTGAAAGGCTTTGTGCCCCGATTTTCTCAAGAATGGGATATTTTGGATTGGTCCAATGGGTGTGTGAGGAGAAATGCTTTGGATTGTGAAAAGGACATATTTGTGAAGTATTCTAGGTTAAAATTGCCGGATACTCGGTCTTCCTGGTTTAACGAGAGCATGAATCTTCAAGAATGCGAAGTAGTTTGCATGAAAAATTGTTCCTGTATGGCTTATTCGAACTTAGACATCCGAGATGGAGGAAGTGGTTGCTTGCTGTGGTTCGACAAGCTGATTGACATTAGAGAGTACAGCGACTATGGACAGGACCTCTACATCCGGATGGCTGCATCAGAATCAG CTTTACTACCGTCACACCAAAAGAAGCATGAGCTGGTCATGGGCTTGGCAGTTTCTTTCGGGTCTGTTTTCCTCATTCTGGTTCTCACCATCCGTGTTCtacaatgcaagaagaagaaaatgaagcttCCCGAAG GAGACAGCTGTGAAAACCAGAAGGAAGATCTTGAGTTGCCACTATTTGACTTGTCTACAGTAGCTATTGCTACCAATTACTTTTCGTCGGACAATAAGCTTGGAGAAGGTGGTTTTGGACCTGTCTACAAG GGTGTGTTGAGGGGTGGTCAAATAATTGCTGTGAAGATGCTGTCAAAGAACTCAAGACAAGGGCTGCATGAGTTTAAAAATGAAGTTCTATATGTTTCCAAGCTGCAGCACAGGAACCTAGTGAAGCTTCTAGGATGTTGcattgaggaagaaaaacttTTGATCTATGAATTCGTGCCCAACAGGAGCTTGGACTCATTTCTCTTTG ATCCAACGCAGAGGGAGCAACTGGACTGGTCAGCTCGTTTCAGCATCATCAATGGAATTGCTAGGGGGCTTCTTTACCTTCATCAAGATTCCAGACTCAGGATTATTCACAGAGATATAAAAGCTAGCAATGTATTGTTAGATTGTGAAATGAACCCCAAGATCTCTGATTTTGGCTTGGCT AAAAGCTTCGCAGGGAATGAGACACAGGCAAATACTAACAGAGTGGTTGGAACATA TGGTTACATGTCTCCAGAGTATGCTCTTGatggagttttctcaacaaaatcTGATGTCTTTAGCTATGGTGTATTGGTGCTCGAGATCGTAAGCGGGAAGAGAAACAGAGGGTTTCGTCATCCAGACCACGATCATAATCTCCTCGGACAT GCCTGGAGACTGTTCACAGAAGGCAGGTCCATGCAGTTGCTCGATAAGTTGGTCCAGAATTCGTGCAGTACTTCTGAAGCATTACGCTCTATTCATATCGGCCTACTGTGCGTGCAGCGATGCCCCAATGATAGGCCGAGTATGTCCGCGGTGGTTATGATGCTGGGAAGCGACATCGAATTGCCTCTTTCGAAAGAGCCGGGGTTTTTCAATGAAAGGAATCTACTCCAAGAAAACCCTTCACAAAGTCAACCAAACGAAATCACCATGACACTGTTATCTGCTCGATGA